In Janibacter sp. CX7, a single genomic region encodes these proteins:
- a CDS encoding L-serine ammonia-lyase, with the protein MALSVFDLFSVGIGPSSSHTVGPMRAAVMFVEGLRDEGLLPQVRRVRAELFGSLGATGHGHGSNTAVLLGLTGERPELCDPRTVTGRLEQIRSSRRVSLLGEHEIDFVEDDDLVLHRRKSLPLHPNGMTFTAWGEESGEGATPLSSHTYYSVGGGFVVGEDASGSTRIVADTTPVKHPFTTGDQLLAICAETGLSISQVMLDNELSWRTEAEVRSELLHIWSVMRECIDNGLRTEGVLPGGLKVRRRAPQLHQRLRTEGRSDDPLRGMDWLCLYALAVNEENAAGGRVVTAPTNGAAGIIPAVLRYYTDFVPGADDDGICRFLLTAAAIGVIYKENASISGAEVGCQGEVGSACSMAAGAMAAVLGGSPAQVENAAEIGMEHNLGLTCDPVGGLVQIPCIERNAVASVKAITAARTALRGDGSHVVSLDKVVKTMRETGRDMKVKYKETARGGLAVNVIEC; encoded by the coding sequence GTGGCACTCAGTGTCTTCGACCTCTTCTCTGTCGGCATCGGCCCGTCGAGCTCGCACACCGTCGGCCCGATGCGTGCCGCCGTGATGTTCGTCGAGGGGCTGCGCGACGAGGGCCTGCTGCCGCAGGTGCGGCGGGTGCGGGCCGAGCTCTTCGGTTCCCTCGGTGCCACCGGTCACGGCCACGGGTCCAACACCGCGGTGCTGCTCGGGCTCACCGGCGAGCGTCCCGAGCTGTGCGACCCGCGCACGGTGACGGGCCGGCTCGAGCAGATCCGGTCCAGCCGTCGGGTGAGCCTGCTCGGCGAGCACGAGATCGACTTCGTCGAGGACGACGACCTGGTCCTCCACCGACGCAAGTCCCTGCCCCTGCACCCCAACGGCATGACCTTCACCGCCTGGGGCGAGGAGAGCGGCGAGGGCGCCACTCCCCTGTCGAGCCACACCTACTACTCCGTCGGCGGCGGCTTCGTCGTCGGCGAGGACGCGTCCGGCTCGACCCGGATCGTCGCCGACACGACCCCGGTCAAGCACCCCTTCACCACCGGCGACCAGCTGCTCGCGATCTGTGCCGAGACGGGCCTGTCGATCTCGCAGGTCATGCTCGACAACGAGCTGTCGTGGCGCACCGAGGCGGAGGTGCGCAGCGAGCTGCTGCACATCTGGTCGGTGATGCGCGAGTGCATCGACAACGGCCTGCGGACCGAAGGGGTCCTGCCCGGTGGTCTCAAGGTGCGCCGGCGCGCTCCCCAGCTCCACCAGCGGCTGCGGACCGAGGGCCGCAGCGACGACCCCCTTCGTGGCATGGACTGGCTGTGCCTCTACGCCCTGGCGGTCAACGAGGAAAATGCCGCGGGCGGTCGCGTCGTCACGGCGCCGACCAACGGCGCTGCCGGGATCATCCCGGCCGTGCTGCGCTACTACACCGACTTCGTGCCGGGCGCGGACGACGACGGCATCTGCCGCTTCCTGCTCACGGCTGCCGCGATCGGCGTGATCTACAAGGAAAATGCCTCGATCTCCGGCGCCGAGGTCGGCTGCCAGGGAGAGGTCGGGTCGGCGTGCTCGATGGCCGCCGGAGCGATGGCCGCGGTCCTCGGCGGCTCCCCCGCCCAGGTCGAGAATGCTGCGGAGATCGGCATGGAGCACAACCTCGGCCTCACCTGCGACCCCGTCGGCGGGCTCGTGCAGATCCCCTGCATCGAGCGCAATGCGGTGGCCTCGGTCAAGGCGATCACCGCCGCCCGGACCGCGCTGCGCGGCGACGGCTCGCACGTCGTCTCGCTCGACAAGGTCGTCAAGACGATGCGCGAGACGGGCCGCGACATGAAGGTCAAGTACAAGGAGACGGCACGCGGCGGGCTCGCCGTCAACGTCATCGAGTGCTGA
- a CDS encoding acetyl-CoA carboxylase carboxyltransferase subunit alpha/beta, translated as MSDPRPGAQQLIASVVDAGSFVSWDEPIDVSGLSPDYRAAVDKAAERAGTDESVLTGRASIHGHDVALIVGEFRFLGGSIGRAAAARIVAAIRRATSERLPLVAATASGGTRMQEGTPAFVTMVDISAAVVAHKAAGLPYLVYLRHPTTGGVFASWGSLGHMTIAEPDALIGFLGPVVYETVNGVPFPDGVQVAENLVDKGIVDAVVPVEGLADIAARALTLLSASTTRTADPADHPAWPISPFVSRPEPTDEEVARVWQSIETTRRADRPGVRELLRHAADDVIPLNGTGYGESDKGVMLALASFAGRACVLVGQDRRYQAAQSMGPAALREARRGMRMATELGLPLVTIIDTPGADLSPRAEEGALAGEIARSISDMTALTVPSVSVLLGEGTGGGALALLPAQRIIAAGHAWLSPLPPEGASAIVYKDTEHAALLAARQRVGATQMHEDGTVDVIVPEEPAAHEDPEGFAAAIAAAIAAEVEGLLHEG; from the coding sequence ATGAGTGACCCGCGTCCCGGTGCCCAGCAGCTCATCGCCTCCGTCGTCGACGCCGGCAGCTTCGTCTCGTGGGACGAGCCGATCGACGTCAGCGGCCTCTCCCCCGACTACCGCGCCGCGGTCGACAAGGCCGCAGAGCGGGCCGGGACCGACGAGTCCGTGCTGACCGGGCGGGCGAGCATCCACGGTCACGACGTGGCGCTCATCGTCGGCGAGTTCCGCTTCCTCGGTGGCTCCATCGGGCGGGCCGCGGCCGCGCGGATCGTCGCGGCGATCCGCCGGGCGACGTCGGAGCGCCTGCCCCTCGTCGCGGCCACCGCGAGCGGCGGCACCCGCATGCAGGAGGGCACCCCGGCCTTCGTGACGATGGTCGACATCTCGGCGGCCGTCGTCGCGCACAAGGCGGCCGGACTGCCCTACCTCGTCTACCTGCGCCACCCCACGACCGGCGGCGTCTTCGCCTCGTGGGGGTCCCTGGGCCACATGACGATCGCCGAGCCCGACGCGCTCATCGGCTTCCTCGGCCCGGTCGTCTACGAGACGGTCAACGGCGTGCCCTTCCCCGACGGGGTGCAGGTCGCCGAGAACCTCGTCGACAAGGGCATCGTCGATGCCGTCGTCCCCGTCGAGGGCCTGGCCGACATCGCCGCCCGCGCGCTCACCCTGCTCTCGGCGAGCACGACCCGCACCGCCGACCCGGCCGACCACCCGGCGTGGCCGATCTCCCCCTTCGTCTCCCGTCCGGAGCCCACCGACGAGGAGGTCGCCCGCGTCTGGCAGTCCATCGAGACGACGCGGCGTGCGGACCGGCCCGGTGTGCGCGAGCTGCTGCGGCACGCCGCCGACGACGTCATCCCGCTCAACGGCACCGGCTACGGCGAGTCGGACAAGGGCGTCATGCTCGCGCTGGCGTCCTTCGCCGGGCGGGCCTGCGTGCTCGTCGGTCAGGACCGGCGCTACCAGGCCGCCCAGTCGATGGGGCCGGCCGCGCTGCGCGAGGCGCGACGCGGCATGCGGATGGCGACCGAGCTCGGGCTGCCGCTCGTGACGATCATCGACACCCCCGGCGCCGACCTGTCGCCCCGTGCCGAGGAGGGCGCCCTCGCGGGCGAGATCGCCCGCTCGATCTCCGACATGACCGCCCTGACCGTGCCGAGCGTCTCCGTGCTCCTCGGCGAGGGCACCGGCGGCGGCGCCCTCGCGCTGCTGCCGGCGCAGCGGATCATCGCCGCGGGCCACGCCTGGCTCTCGCCGCTGCCCCCGGAGGGTGCGAGCGCGATCGTCTACAAGGACACCGAGCACGCCGCGCTGCTCGCCGCCCGGCAGCGGGTCGGCGCCACGCAGATGCACGAGGACGGCACGGTCGACGTCATCGTCCCGGAGGAGCCGGCCGCGCACGAGGACCCCGAGGGCTTCGCCGCCGCGATCGCCGCCGCCATCGCGGCCGAGGTCGAGGGGCTGCTGCACGAGGGGTGA